The Macrobrachium rosenbergii isolate ZJJX-2024 chromosome 46, ASM4041242v1, whole genome shotgun sequence genome has a window encoding:
- the LOC136830326 gene encoding FAST kinase domain-containing protein 4 isoform X1 gives MLRNSRGIAALFLGGSKSRLHWLLKTEIAPLTYAALATTTKSAQAEDQAVNEKNLLNLTDVSTIIQSGIDGGSSVKAYQAIQVLSDWVEVKKVDFKNDIEKDENFGRLLALLERDSQLNNPLIVLNGLKNLHKLGLSDDAYVIQSMEYALFRTVGRRWVIYLRSSSQCAENHLLWNVRKVSIPVLLSILRFQIQHQNTELQKKVLKETIDTVQRRWVEVKGAKEIQIIYSNHELFSLDFLGRLDDRTIELAEEMSYAELSGIFCALGTVKRRATPVLRALAFHMAKQEDKLPPKQLSNILFAMHSLSFPDQVLLEKVGKDLIPQVASITRPPVIGAILFCMGQMRWRQQSLLEVISEWVENNTDACRINDLVSLVLTLACVTYTPTNAENLFTKIISKLDNSSISRETVWLDVVWSLALLGRATNDHISSVLHPSFASKTRSVAQHLRMGIKLKLLNINAVAKLMMPSYNGPFLDTADFRDIIITQSRNELLLSKHVQSMLHNFLPPPKYIQENIQTPLGIFVDCEIAVDQKGKPIPIQDYSDNFGEANSAKPLPEGATKMTVFVWDYKDYTIGSQELTGVNKLAVHLMEKIGYKVVQVPHFEYNMRGKTIKNIQYLENKIKEAAGVS, from the exons ATGCTGAGAAATAGTCGCGGAATAGCTGCATTGTTCCTGGGGGGATCAAAATCCAGGTTACATTGGTTGTTAAAG ACGGAAATTGCTCCACTCACCTATGCAGCATTAGCCACTACCACCAAGAGTGCCCAAGCTGAGGACCAGGCAGTCAATGAAAAAAACCTGTTAAACCTAACAGATGTTTCAACTATTATACAGTCCGGAATTGACGGAGGTTCATCCGTTAAAGCTTATCag GCCATTCAGGTTCTCTCCGACTGGGTAGAAGTCAAGAAGGTTGATTTCAAAAATGACATTGAAAAAGATGAGAACTTTGGAAG GCTTTTGGCTTTGTTAGAACGCGACTCGCAGCTGAACAATCCGTTAATCGTTTTAAATGGGCTGAAGAACCTCCATAAACTGGGTCTCAGTGACGATGCTTATGTAATTCAG TCCATGGAATATGCACTGTTTAGGACTGTTGGTAGGCGATGGGTAATATACCTCCGATCCTCTTCGCAGTGTGCCGAAAACCACCTGCTGTGGAACGTACGGAAGGTGTCCATCCCGGTCCTGCTGTCCATTTTGCGCTTCCAAATCCAGCACCAGAATACCGAATTGCAGAAAAAG GTGTTGAAAGAAACCATAGATACAGTCCAGAGAAGATGGGTTGAGGTTAAAGGAGCCAAAGAAATTCAGATAATATACTCTAACCACGAGTTGTTCAGTCTGGATTTCCTGGGGCGGCTGGATGACCGCACCATTGAACTGGCAGAGGAAATGAGCTATGCAGAGTTAAGCGGAATATTTTGCGCGTTAGGGACTGTCAAGAGACGTGCCACCCCCGTCTTGAGAGCTTTAGCATTCCATATGGCTAAGCAAGAGGACAAGTTGCCCCCGAAGCAGCTCTCTAATATCTTATTTGCAATGCATTCGTTAAGCTTTCCTGACCAGGTGCTCTTGGAGAAAGTAGGGAAAGATCTAATCCCCCAGGTTGCATCTATAACGAGGCCACCAGTCATAGGAGCTATTTTGTTTTGTATGGGGCAGATGAGATGGAGACAGCAGAGTTTGTTGGAAGTTATTTCCGAGTGGGTAGAAAACAATACTGATGCATGTCGGATTAATGATTTGGTTTCTCTGGTGCTAACCCTCGCATGTGTTACATATACCCCAACGAATGCTGAAAACCTATTCACGAAAATTATTTCTAAGCTTGACAACTCATCCATCAGTAGGGAAACTGTGTGGTTAGATGTGGTTTGGTCATTAGCCCTTCTAGGAAGAGCTACTAATGATCACATTTCTTCGGTCTTGCATCCATCCTTTGCATCCAAGACACGGAGCGTAGCGCAGCACTTGCGAATGGGGATTAAATTGAAGTTGCTCAACATAAACGCTGTAGCAAAGCTGATGATGCCATCGTATAACGGCCCCTTTCTCGACACAGCCGATTTCAGAGACATAATAATCACCCAGAGCAGAAATGAGCTACTCCTCTCTAAGCATGTGCAGTCAATGCTACATAATTTCCTCCCTCCTCCGAAGTATATCCAAGAGAATATCCAGACACCCTTGGGCATTTTTGTCGACTGCGAAATAGCAGTCGACCAGAAGGGCAAACCCATACCAATACAAGATTACAGTGACAATTTTGGAGAGGCGAACAGCGCGAAACCTCTCCCCGAAGGAGCAACAAAGATGACAGTGTTTGTGTGGGACTACAAAGACTACACCATCGGGTCACAAGAACTGACGGGTGTTAACAAATTGGCAGTACATTTAATGGAGAAGATCGGGTACAAGGTCGTCCAGGTGCCGCACTTCGAGTATAACATGAGGGGGAAGaccattaaaaatatacagtacttggaGAATAAAATTAAGGAAGCTGCGGGTGTATCATAG
- the LOC136830326 gene encoding FAST kinase domain-containing protein 4 isoform X2 gives MLRNSRGIAALFLGGSKSRLHWLLKTEIAPLTYAALATTTKSAQAEDQAVNEKNLLNLTDVSTIIQSGIDGGSSVKAYQAIQVLSDWVEVKKVDFKNDIEKDENFGRLLALLERDSQLNNPLIVLNGLKNLHKLGLSDDAYVIQCAENHLLWNVRKVSIPVLLSILRFQIQHQNTELQKKVLKETIDTVQRRWVEVKGAKEIQIIYSNHELFSLDFLGRLDDRTIELAEEMSYAELSGIFCALGTVKRRATPVLRALAFHMAKQEDKLPPKQLSNILFAMHSLSFPDQVLLEKVGKDLIPQVASITRPPVIGAILFCMGQMRWRQQSLLEVISEWVENNTDACRINDLVSLVLTLACVTYTPTNAENLFTKIISKLDNSSISRETVWLDVVWSLALLGRATNDHISSVLHPSFASKTRSVAQHLRMGIKLKLLNINAVAKLMMPSYNGPFLDTADFRDIIITQSRNELLLSKHVQSMLHNFLPPPKYIQENIQTPLGIFVDCEIAVDQKGKPIPIQDYSDNFGEANSAKPLPEGATKMTVFVWDYKDYTIGSQELTGVNKLAVHLMEKIGYKVVQVPHFEYNMRGKTIKNIQYLENKIKEAAGVS, from the exons ATGCTGAGAAATAGTCGCGGAATAGCTGCATTGTTCCTGGGGGGATCAAAATCCAGGTTACATTGGTTGTTAAAG ACGGAAATTGCTCCACTCACCTATGCAGCATTAGCCACTACCACCAAGAGTGCCCAAGCTGAGGACCAGGCAGTCAATGAAAAAAACCTGTTAAACCTAACAGATGTTTCAACTATTATACAGTCCGGAATTGACGGAGGTTCATCCGTTAAAGCTTATCag GCCATTCAGGTTCTCTCCGACTGGGTAGAAGTCAAGAAGGTTGATTTCAAAAATGACATTGAAAAAGATGAGAACTTTGGAAG GCTTTTGGCTTTGTTAGAACGCGACTCGCAGCTGAACAATCCGTTAATCGTTTTAAATGGGCTGAAGAACCTCCATAAACTGGGTCTCAGTGACGATGCTTATGTAATTCAG TGTGCCGAAAACCACCTGCTGTGGAACGTACGGAAGGTGTCCATCCCGGTCCTGCTGTCCATTTTGCGCTTCCAAATCCAGCACCAGAATACCGAATTGCAGAAAAAG GTGTTGAAAGAAACCATAGATACAGTCCAGAGAAGATGGGTTGAGGTTAAAGGAGCCAAAGAAATTCAGATAATATACTCTAACCACGAGTTGTTCAGTCTGGATTTCCTGGGGCGGCTGGATGACCGCACCATTGAACTGGCAGAGGAAATGAGCTATGCAGAGTTAAGCGGAATATTTTGCGCGTTAGGGACTGTCAAGAGACGTGCCACCCCCGTCTTGAGAGCTTTAGCATTCCATATGGCTAAGCAAGAGGACAAGTTGCCCCCGAAGCAGCTCTCTAATATCTTATTTGCAATGCATTCGTTAAGCTTTCCTGACCAGGTGCTCTTGGAGAAAGTAGGGAAAGATCTAATCCCCCAGGTTGCATCTATAACGAGGCCACCAGTCATAGGAGCTATTTTGTTTTGTATGGGGCAGATGAGATGGAGACAGCAGAGTTTGTTGGAAGTTATTTCCGAGTGGGTAGAAAACAATACTGATGCATGTCGGATTAATGATTTGGTTTCTCTGGTGCTAACCCTCGCATGTGTTACATATACCCCAACGAATGCTGAAAACCTATTCACGAAAATTATTTCTAAGCTTGACAACTCATCCATCAGTAGGGAAACTGTGTGGTTAGATGTGGTTTGGTCATTAGCCCTTCTAGGAAGAGCTACTAATGATCACATTTCTTCGGTCTTGCATCCATCCTTTGCATCCAAGACACGGAGCGTAGCGCAGCACTTGCGAATGGGGATTAAATTGAAGTTGCTCAACATAAACGCTGTAGCAAAGCTGATGATGCCATCGTATAACGGCCCCTTTCTCGACACAGCCGATTTCAGAGACATAATAATCACCCAGAGCAGAAATGAGCTACTCCTCTCTAAGCATGTGCAGTCAATGCTACATAATTTCCTCCCTCCTCCGAAGTATATCCAAGAGAATATCCAGACACCCTTGGGCATTTTTGTCGACTGCGAAATAGCAGTCGACCAGAAGGGCAAACCCATACCAATACAAGATTACAGTGACAATTTTGGAGAGGCGAACAGCGCGAAACCTCTCCCCGAAGGAGCAACAAAGATGACAGTGTTTGTGTGGGACTACAAAGACTACACCATCGGGTCACAAGAACTGACGGGTGTTAACAAATTGGCAGTACATTTAATGGAGAAGATCGGGTACAAGGTCGTCCAGGTGCCGCACTTCGAGTATAACATGAGGGGGAAGaccattaaaaatatacagtacttggaGAATAAAATTAAGGAAGCTGCGGGTGTATCATAG